The sequence below is a genomic window from Melioribacteraceae bacterium.
AGGTTTCTATATCGAACTGGGTGGATTTAAATATCAGGTCTATCTCGATTTCCGGGAGGTCTATGATTCCTCGGGTGAGTACGAAAAATTAGCAGGGAGGTTAAAGGGAAGAGGAGTTGTATCTGTTGAAAGGTCTTTGAATGAAATGCGTCTTGAACCGGTTCATTCGGCAATCAAAAACTTTTTTGATGATGAATCATTAAGCCATTTCGTAAAGTCTTTTGTAATGAATGATGAGGTTGAAAAGGCTGAAGACCGGAAGGAGTATTCAGATAAAAAATTGAAAAAACTTTTAAAAGCCGTATCAATTCATTTCAACCTTGAAAAAGATAATAAACCGGTTCTTGAAAAGTTCGACAGGGATCTGGAAAGGGTAGGACTCCTCAATAGAATTATCGAGAAGGAATTTCCATCCGAAAACAATTATATGAATAACGGCCTGCATCATATTGTTACTGTTACCCGTGATCTTAACTATAATGAGAATTCACTCCTTCTTTTGATGTTCTTCTTAATTAATTCGATAAGAGATTTGTTTGATGCCCGGGGTGAGATCAATAACTCCAATTTCTTCGAAAGACTTCTTCTCGATATACCGGTTATGAAAGTACTCAGGCATTCCGGAAGGGGTGAGGAGGAATTGCAGTGGGAAGTACTTCTCCTGGATCTTCTTATTCAGTATAACGGTTTGATCGATTTCACAAATGCCGGTAACGAAAACCCTGAACTCGATTCGGAATATCTGCCTCTCGATAAGAACCGGATTAATATTAAAGGTTTGCGTGAATTACTGGATGAGGAAAAAGTAAAGATGTACATCAGTGTTAATGATTACGAAGGCAAACTTTATTACAATAAGGAAAGATTTGAAGAATTGCTGAAGTGGCTCTTTACACTTCATCTTATCAATTACGGACTTTTAACTGTTCCGGATGATGATCCCGTTGAAAATGAGGAACCGGGAATTAAAGAAATGATCCAGGAATCATTCCATAACTTCACTGGAATTCTGCAGTTGTCAGAGCAATCCGGTTATCAGCTCGATCGGTTGCTCTTAAGTATAAAACAGCTGGATTAGATTTTTAAATTACGGGGTCTTTCAGCTAATCCCGGCTTTTTCCTTTTCAATATCTTCAGCGAGCAGTTTATTTATTGACGCTGCTGCTCTTCTGCCTTCTCCCATTGCAAGTATTACTGTAGCCGCGCCCAGCACTATATCTCCGCCGGCAAAAATTCTATCGACAGATGTTTTCTGAGTCTCGTCAACAATAATGTTTCCCCATTTGTTAACATTCATCTGCGGAGTAGTCTGGCTGATAAGCGGGTTGCTTCCGTTTCCGATTGCGACTATTACCGTATCAACATCCAGAATAAATTCGCTGTCAGGAATTACGACCGGCCTTCTTCTTCCGGATTGATCAGGCTCGCCGAGTTCGTACCTCAGGCACTCCATCGCTTTAACGCGGCCTTTATCATCTCCTATGATCCGTTTCGCATTCTGAAGGAAGTAGAATTCTATTCCTTCCTCTTTTGCGTGTGCAACCTCTTCCTTACGTGCAGGCATCTCAACTTCAGTCCGGCGGTAAACCACATAAACATTTTTTGCGCCTAATCTCTTAGCCATTCTTGCAGCATCCATCGCAACATTGCCTCCGCCCAGCACGGCAACATTTTTGGATTCGTATATCGGCGTGTCCGAATGATCCTTATCGAAAGCACGCATTAAGTTAGCGCGTGTAAGGTATTCGTTAGCGGAGAAGACACCCACAAGACTTTCGCCGTCAATACCCATAAACATCGGAAGTCCTGCCCCTGTACCGACGAATATTGCGTTGTATCCGTCTTTGTCTATAAGGTCGGTCAGTTTTCTTGTTCTTCCAACAACAAAATTTGTTTTAAACTCAACTCCCATTTCGCGCAGGACTTCAATTTCCTTATCAATGATTTCGTTCGGCAACCGGAATTCAGGAATACCATATCTCAATACACCGCCGAGTTTGTGGAATGCTTCGAAGATGGTAACGTTATGGCCTTCGCGCCGGCAATCTGCTGCAACTACGAGTCCCGCGGGACCGCTTCCGACAACTGCAACCTTTTTACCGGTTTCAGGTTTTATTTCGGGTATTGCAATTTTTCCCGTCGATCTTTCCCAATCAGCTATAAATCTTTCAAGTCTGCCGATAGCCACCGATTTATCTACATCCTTCAAAGCTTTGCCCACAGCGCAATTCTGCTGGCATTGAGTTTCCTGTGGACAGACTCTTCCGCAAATAGCTGGGAGAAGACTTGCCTCTTTAATAACTGCTGCAGCGCTCTCAAAATCCGCATGCGCAATATGATCTATGAATCTGGGTATATCGATCCGTACCGGGCAGTCTTCCACACACG
It includes:
- the gltA gene encoding NADPH-dependent glutamate synthase, whose product is MDHKTPEQLSEEAKKLIVEYLGRIDDLKPKERTKIPVQEMPAQDPNERRSNLEEVALGYSIEQARIEAMRCLQCVKKSCVEDCPVRIDIPRFIDHIAHADFESAAAVIKEASLLPAICGRVCPQETQCQQNCAVGKALKDVDKSVAIGRLERFIADWERSTGKIAIPEIKPETGKKVAVVGSGPAGLVVAADCRREGHNVTIFEAFHKLGGVLRYGIPEFRLPNEIIDKEIEVLREMGVEFKTNFVVGRTRKLTDLIDKDGYNAIFVGTGAGLPMFMGIDGESLVGVFSANEYLTRANLMRAFDKDHSDTPIYESKNVAVLGGGNVAMDAARMAKRLGAKNVYVVYRRTEVEMPARKEEVAHAKEEGIEFYFLQNAKRIIGDDKGRVKAMECLRYELGEPDQSGRRRPVVIPDSEFILDVDTVIVAIGNGSNPLISQTTPQMNVNKWGNIIVDETQKTSVDRIFAGGDIVLGAATVILAMGEGRRAAASINKLLAEDIEKEKAGIS